The Microbacterium sp. W4I20 genome segment TGGAACAGCTACCTCGCTGCCGGCGAGGAGACCTACTCCGATCTGGAGCAGGAGGTGATTCCGGGACTCTTCTGACCTCGGCTGTGATGCCCCCGCCGCTCCCGCCCCGACACACTTCCCCGGTGCCGGGTCGCGAAGCGGAGGGGGATCAGGGCCGAAGGTCGAACCCGAGAAAGATCATGAGCCTCCGCGATATCCACACTCCCGTCCTGCTCGACCGCTGCGTCGAGCTGCTCGCTCCCGCCCTTCAGGCGGACGGAGCGGTCCTCGTCGACGCCACCCTCGGAATGGGGGGCCACTCGGAAGCACTGCTCGAGCGATTCCCGCACATTCGGCTGGTCGGGCTGGACCGCGACACCGACGCTCTGCGCATCGCGGGGGAGCGCCTGGCCCGCTTCGAAGACCGCGTGACGCTGGTGCACACCGTCTACGACGAGATCGGACTTCACGCGCAGGGAGCCGCCGGCATCCTCTTCGACCTGGGCGTCTCGTCGCTCCAGCTCGACGAGGCCGAGCGGGGCTTCGCGTACTCGAAGGACGCACCGCTCGACATGCGCATGGACCAGACCAAGGGCGTCACCGCCGCCGAGGTCATCGCGACGTACAACGAGGGCAACCTGCGGCGCATCTTCGAACGCTACGGCGAGGAGAAGCTCGCGGGACGCTACGCGCGCTTCATCATCGACGCTCGTCAGAAGCAGCCGATCACCCGATCGGGAGAACTCGTCGAGATCCTGATCGCCGCGACGCCCGCTGCGGC includes the following:
- the rsmH gene encoding 16S rRNA (cytosine(1402)-N(4))-methyltransferase RsmH, which translates into the protein MSLRDIHTPVLLDRCVELLAPALQADGAVLVDATLGMGGHSEALLERFPHIRLVGLDRDTDALRIAGERLARFEDRVTLVHTVYDEIGLHAQGAAGILFDLGVSSLQLDEAERGFAYSKDAPLDMRMDQTKGVTAAEVIATYNEGNLRRIFERYGEEKLAGRYARFIIDARQKQPITRSGELVEILIAATPAAAQRAGHPAKRVFQALRIEVNAELNVLADAIPSAMDALSVGGRIVVMSYQSLEDRLVKQAFAAASASTAPAGLPVELPEHAPRFRILTKGAELAGEDERARNPRAIPVRLRAAEKLRESA